Proteins encoded together in one Cellulomonas gilvus ATCC 13127 window:
- a CDS encoding ABC transporter ATP-binding protein: MPPTPRGPHDDPDDRVPVLQAVDLRKHFPVRGLRSTAVVHAVDDVTIELYRGHVVALVGESGSGKSTIARLLAQLMPATSGRILLHGEDATARGRRAFRAYVRRVQMIFQDPFGSLNPIHTVRYTLTRSIRIHQGRLRGAELEAALEELLTRVQLTPPARYVDKFPHELSGGQRQRVAIARALAADPEVLLADEPISMLDVSIRLGILNLLRDLRDRLHIAILYITHDIASARYFADRTMVMYAGRVVEQGDSEAVTQDPKHPYTQLLISSAPDPDDLDARARGARGEAPSLVRPPAGCRFNPRCPFATDVCRTEVPPLLPVGEGREAACWGYSDRPDRPRVGSVLETYGARKEADR; encoded by the coding sequence ATGCCCCCCACGCCCCGTGGCCCCCACGACGACCCGGACGACCGCGTGCCCGTCCTGCAGGCGGTCGACCTGCGCAAGCACTTCCCGGTCCGCGGCCTGCGCAGCACCGCCGTGGTGCACGCGGTCGACGACGTGACCATCGAGCTGTACCGCGGGCACGTCGTCGCGCTCGTCGGCGAGTCCGGCTCCGGCAAGTCGACGATCGCCCGGCTGCTCGCGCAGCTCATGCCCGCGACCAGCGGCCGGATCCTGCTGCACGGCGAGGACGCCACCGCGCGCGGGCGCCGCGCGTTCCGCGCCTACGTGCGGCGCGTGCAGATGATCTTCCAGGACCCGTTCGGGTCCCTGAACCCGATCCACACCGTGCGCTACACGCTCACGCGCAGCATCCGGATCCACCAGGGCCGGCTGCGCGGTGCGGAGCTCGAGGCCGCGCTCGAGGAGCTGCTCACGCGGGTGCAGCTCACGCCCCCGGCCCGGTACGTGGACAAGTTCCCGCACGAGCTGTCCGGCGGGCAGCGCCAGCGCGTCGCGATCGCGCGTGCGCTCGCCGCCGACCCCGAGGTCCTGCTGGCCGACGAGCCGATCTCGATGCTCGACGTCTCGATCCGGCTCGGCATCCTCAACCTGCTGCGCGACCTGCGCGACCGGCTGCACATCGCGATCCTCTACATCACGCACGACATCGCGTCGGCGCGCTACTTCGCCGACCGGACGATGGTCATGTACGCGGGCCGCGTGGTGGAGCAGGGCGACAGCGAGGCGGTCACGCAGGACCCCAAGCACCCGTACACGCAGCTGCTCATCAGCTCCGCGCCGGACCCGGACGACCTGGACGCGCGCGCCCGCGGCGCCCGCGGCGAGGCGCCCAGCCTGGTCCGACCGCCCGCGGGCTGCCGGTTCAACCCGCGCTGCCCGTTCGCCACCGACGTGTGCCGCACCGAGGTGCCGCCCCTGCTGCCGGTCGGGGAGGGCCGCGAGGCCGCGTGCTGGGGCTACTCCGACCGCCCCGACCGGCCCCGGGTCGGCTCGGTGCTCGAGACCTACGGCGCCCGCAAGGAGGCCGACCGATGA
- a CDS encoding ABC transporter permease produces the protein MRFFVRRTIFYAITFWAAMTINFFIPRLMPGDPVSALIAANQGKISPDAIAALKALFGLDAHTSLWQQYVSYWSLLFQGDLGISFSAREPVVDILARSLPWTIGLVGIATILSFTIGTLAGIAIGWRRGTRADILLPISTFFSTVPYFWLALVVIALFAVRLQWFPASGSYDRSMVPTLSWEFVGSVLTYGTLPALTIVVTSVSGWILGMRNMMVTVSSDDYVTVAQAKGLPERTVMFGYAARNAILPQLSSFALSLGFIVGGTLVMETVFSYQGIGYQLLKATAAKDYPLMQGCFLVITLAVLLANVIADFAYGVLDPRTRQEG, from the coding sequence ATGAGGTTCTTCGTCCGCCGCACGATCTTCTACGCGATCACGTTCTGGGCCGCGATGACGATCAACTTCTTCATCCCGCGCCTCATGCCGGGCGATCCGGTCTCGGCGCTCATCGCGGCCAACCAGGGCAAGATCAGCCCCGACGCGATCGCGGCGCTCAAGGCGCTGTTCGGGCTCGACGCGCACACGTCGTTGTGGCAGCAGTACGTGAGCTACTGGTCGCTGCTGTTCCAGGGCGACCTGGGCATCTCGTTCTCGGCGCGTGAGCCGGTGGTGGACATCCTGGCCCGCTCGCTGCCGTGGACCATCGGCCTCGTCGGGATCGCGACGATCCTCAGCTTCACGATCGGGACGCTCGCGGGCATCGCGATCGGCTGGCGGCGCGGCACGCGCGCCGACATCCTGCTGCCCATCTCGACGTTCTTCTCGACCGTGCCCTACTTCTGGCTCGCGCTCGTGGTCATCGCGCTGTTCGCGGTCCGGCTGCAGTGGTTCCCCGCGAGCGGCAGCTACGACCGCAGCATGGTGCCCACCCTGTCCTGGGAGTTCGTGGGGTCCGTCCTCACGTACGGCACGCTGCCGGCGCTGACCATCGTCGTGACGTCGGTCTCCGGCTGGATCCTGGGGATGCGCAACATGATGGTGACCGTCTCGTCCGACGACTACGTGACGGTCGCGCAGGCCAAGGGTCTGCCCGAGCGCACGGTCATGTTCGGCTACGCCGCGCGCAACGCGATCCTGCCGCAGCTCTCGAGCTTCGCGCTGTCGCTCGGGTTCATCGTGGGCGGCACGCTCGTCATGGAGACGGTCTTCTCCTACCAGGGCATCGGCTACCAGCTGCTCAAGGCGACCGCCGCCAAGGACTACCCGCTCATGCAGGGCTGCTTCCTGGTCATCACGCTGGCCGTGCTGCTCGCCAACGTCATCGCCGACTTCGCCTACGGCGTGCTCGACCCGCGCACGCGTCAGGAGGGCTGA
- a CDS encoding ABC transporter permease: protein MAAEIIVEPDTLPLQDAAPSGRKRRFLWMRNAKALTGVAILAFFVVIAVVGEWIAPYDPDARSSDLLQPPSWEHWMGTTHMGQDVMSQVILGTRSVLLIAFVAGFLATFIGIVVGITAGYVGGVGDEGLSALSNVFLVIPQLPLIIIIAGLLPSAGGLTVAVVIAITGWAWGARVLRAQTLSLRKRDFVEAARANGESTWRIILSEILPNLTAMIAAGFVGTVSFAVLSQITLSFIGITPTDTWNWGTVLYWAQAQLALQRGAWWWYMFPGVCIALVGISLTLINFGIDEFVNPRLRSTGLNAKTLRRRGIRPRIGFTPVVHEAKEDRA from the coding sequence ATGGCCGCCGAGATCATCGTCGAGCCCGACACGCTCCCGCTGCAGGACGCGGCGCCGTCGGGCAGGAAGCGGCGCTTCCTGTGGATGCGCAACGCCAAGGCGCTCACGGGCGTCGCGATCCTCGCGTTCTTCGTCGTCATCGCCGTCGTCGGGGAGTGGATCGCGCCGTACGACCCCGACGCACGCAGCAGCGACCTGCTGCAGCCGCCGTCGTGGGAGCACTGGATGGGCACCACGCACATGGGCCAGGACGTCATGTCCCAGGTGATCCTGGGGACGCGCTCGGTGCTGCTGATCGCGTTCGTCGCGGGCTTCCTGGCCACGTTCATCGGCATCGTCGTCGGCATCACCGCCGGGTACGTGGGCGGGGTGGGCGACGAGGGGCTGTCCGCGCTGTCCAACGTGTTCCTGGTGATCCCGCAGCTGCCGCTCATCATCATCATCGCGGGGCTGCTCCCGTCGGCCGGCGGCCTCACGGTCGCGGTCGTCATCGCGATCACCGGCTGGGCGTGGGGCGCGCGCGTACTGCGTGCCCAGACGCTGTCGCTGCGCAAGCGGGACTTCGTCGAGGCGGCCCGCGCCAACGGCGAGAGCACGTGGCGGATCATCCTGTCGGAGATCCTGCCGAACCTCACCGCGATGATCGCCGCGGGCTTCGTCGGCACCGTGTCGTTCGCCGTGCTGTCCCAGATCACGCTGTCGTTCATCGGCATCACGCCCACCGACACGTGGAACTGGGGGACCGTCCTGTACTGGGCGCAGGCGCAGCTCGCGCTCCAGCGCGGGGCCTGGTGGTGGTACATGTTCCCGGGCGTGTGCATCGCACTCGTCGGGATCTCGCTGACCCTCATCAACTTCGGCATCGACGAGTTCGTCAACCCCCGCCTGCGGTCCACGGGCCTGAACGCCAAGACGCTGCGCAGGCGCGGCATCCGTCCCCGCATCGGCTTCACGCCGGTGGTCCACGAGGCCAAGGAGGACCGGGCATGA
- a CDS encoding ABC transporter ATP-binding protein, translating to MSALADQPRAFAPAKDPVLEITNLSVDYGYDEPTHVLRQVSLTLNRGEVLGLAGESGCGKSTLAYAATRLLPPPGLITGGQVVFTDRDGTRRDVLALDDAALRRSRWQDMAIVFQGAMNSLNPVHRIGRQIADAITAHEPRTSKADALARSAELLDLVGINPDRLRDFPHQLSGGMRQRVMIAMALALDPQVLIMDEPTTALDVVMQRQIVEQIADLRERLGFSVVFITHDVSLLIEIADRIAIMYAGEIVEDAAAQDVYRRPRHPYADGLLHSFPPLRGPRRELGGIPGSPPDLASLPTGCPFRDRCAFAFDACAAVQPELAPSLVPGDDPARAVACHLHTPELVAAAGFAPRPLPDRLTLT from the coding sequence ATGAGCGCCCTGGCCGACCAGCCCCGCGCCTTCGCCCCCGCGAAGGACCCGGTGCTCGAGATCACGAACCTGTCCGTGGACTACGGGTACGACGAGCCGACGCACGTGCTGCGCCAGGTCTCGCTGACCCTCAACCGCGGGGAGGTGCTGGGCCTGGCCGGCGAGTCCGGCTGCGGCAAGTCCACGCTCGCGTACGCCGCGACGCGGCTGCTGCCCCCGCCGGGGCTCATCACGGGCGGTCAGGTGGTGTTCACCGACCGCGACGGCACGCGGCGCGACGTGCTCGCGCTCGACGACGCGGCGCTGCGCAGGTCCCGGTGGCAGGACATGGCGATCGTGTTCCAGGGGGCGATGAACTCGCTCAACCCGGTGCACCGGATCGGGCGGCAGATCGCCGACGCGATCACGGCGCACGAGCCGCGCACGTCCAAGGCCGACGCGCTCGCGCGGTCCGCCGAGCTGCTCGACCTGGTGGGCATCAACCCGGACCGCCTGCGCGACTTCCCGCACCAGCTGTCGGGGGGCATGCGCCAGCGCGTGATGATCGCCATGGCGCTCGCGCTGGACCCGCAGGTGCTCATCATGGACGAGCCGACCACCGCGCTCGACGTGGTGATGCAGCGCCAGATCGTCGAGCAGATCGCGGACCTGCGGGAGCGCCTCGGGTTCTCGGTCGTGTTCATCACGCACGACGTCTCGTTGCTGATCGAGATCGCCGACCGGATCGCGATCATGTACGCGGGCGAGATCGTGGAGGACGCCGCGGCCCAGGACGTGTACCGCCGGCCGCGGCACCCGTACGCCGACGGCCTGCTGCACTCGTTCCCGCCGCTGCGCGGTCCCCGGCGCGAGCTGGGTGGCATCCCGGGGTCGCCGCCCGACCTGGCGAGCCTGCCCACGGGCTGCCCGTTCCGGGACCGGTGCGCGTTCGCGTTCGACGCGTGCGCCGCGGTGCAGCCCGAGCTCGCGCCGTCGCTGGTGCCGGGTGACGACCCGGCCCGCGCGGTGGCGTGCCACCTGCACACGCCCGAGCTGGTCGCGGCCGCGGGGTTCGCACCGCGCCCGCTGCCGGACCGCCTCACCCTGACCTGA
- a CDS encoding phosphatase PAP2 family protein → MATVDEPAATTGAGPLPGGPRPRWPVVTACLAVWAASMVGVWALWRVFVVTEKGQLVEAAVLQGAWYGRTDLWRFAEKVLDVVSVGAIAVVLLTAIVIAVVRRRWELAAQVALVAGGANITTQVVKHVLLSRPDLGVEVGARDNSLPSGHTTAAMSIAVVLLLVVPARARPWVGVLGAAYAAATGVSTLVGRWHRPSDVLASVLVVLGWTAATCAVTALWPARRSEDRFDGPPPARASRLTVLVGLTLIGAVAAVVAVAALSRTADQLPVIEGRPALLVAYAGGVAATVWASSWAFAVILALRQGASLRLRRA, encoded by the coding sequence GTGGCGACGGTGGACGAGCCCGCCGCGACGACGGGCGCGGGGCCGCTGCCGGGCGGGCCGCGTCCGCGCTGGCCCGTGGTCACCGCGTGCCTGGCCGTGTGGGCCGCCTCGATGGTGGGCGTGTGGGCGCTGTGGCGCGTCTTCGTGGTCACCGAGAAGGGCCAGCTGGTCGAGGCGGCGGTGCTGCAGGGTGCCTGGTACGGGCGGACCGACCTGTGGCGCTTCGCGGAGAAGGTGCTCGACGTCGTCTCCGTGGGCGCGATCGCCGTCGTCCTGCTGACCGCGATCGTCATCGCCGTGGTGCGCCGCCGCTGGGAGCTCGCGGCTCAGGTCGCGCTCGTCGCGGGCGGCGCCAACATCACCACGCAGGTGGTCAAGCACGTGCTGCTGAGCCGTCCGGACCTGGGCGTGGAGGTGGGCGCGCGCGACAACTCGCTGCCCAGTGGGCACACCACCGCGGCCATGTCGATCGCGGTGGTCCTGCTCCTGGTGGTGCCGGCGCGCGCGCGTCCCTGGGTCGGGGTGCTCGGGGCCGCGTACGCCGCGGCCACCGGGGTCTCGACGCTCGTCGGGCGGTGGCACCGGCCGTCGGACGTGCTCGCGTCCGTGCTCGTGGTGCTGGGCTGGACCGCGGCCACGTGCGCGGTCACCGCGCTGTGGCCCGCGCGGCGCTCGGAGGACCGGTTCGACGGCCCGCCGCCCGCCCGGGCGAGCCGCCTGACCGTGCTCGTCGGCCTCACGCTGATCGGTGCCGTCGCGGCGGTGGTCGCGGTCGCGGCGCTCAGCCGCACGGCCGACCAACTGCCCGTCATCGAGGGCCGTCCGGCGCTGCTCGTCGCGTACGCCGGGGGCGTCGCGGCCACCGTGTGGGCCTCGTCGTGGGCGTTCGCGGTCATCCTGGCGCTGCGTCAGGGCGCCTCCCTCCGATTGCGGCGGGCTTGA